One Euphorbia lathyris chromosome 1, ddEupLath1.1, whole genome shotgun sequence DNA segment encodes these proteins:
- the LOC136208785 gene encoding early nodulin-like protein 17, which translates to MATRVCGLISGRLLAVAAVVLVMLMVPEVSATKWTVGGNKFWNTNVNYTIWAEGKQFYNGDWLYFVYDRNQNNVLEVNKTDYESCNADHPLHNWTRGAGRDVVPLNETRNYYIISGKGFCYGGMKLAVHVRNPPPPPTSSPVKDKSGSPSPYSSLRSQYVLPAVLIIGAVWDAFVHLW; encoded by the exons ATGGCTACGAGAGTTTGCGGTTTAATCTCAGGTAGGCTATTAGCGGTAGCCGCGGTGGTGCTTGTGATGCTTATGGTGCCGGAAGTTTCTGCGACTAAATGGACTGTAGGTGGCAACAAGTTCTGGAATACTAATGTCAACTACACTATTTGGGCTGAGGGAAAACAGTTCTACAATGGCGACTGGCTCT ATTTTGTGTATGACAGGAACCAGAATAATGTCCTAGAGGTGAACAAGACGGATTATGAGTCATGCAATGCCGATCACCCTCTTCACAATTGGACTAGGGGAGCTGGAAGGGATGTGGTTCCACTGAACGAGACTCGAAATTACTATATCATCAGTGGTAAAGGGTTTTGTTATGGCGGCATGAAGTTAGCAGTTCATGTCCGAAACCCACCTCCACCTCCCACATCTTCCCCAGTAAAGGACAAGAGTGGATCTCCATCTCCATATTCCAGTCTCAGAAGCCAGTATGTTCTACCAGCTGTTCTAATCATTGGTGCTGTATGGGATGCATTTGTTCATTTGTGGTAA